In the Nothobranchius furzeri strain GRZ-AD chromosome 1, NfurGRZ-RIMD1, whole genome shotgun sequence genome, ATCACACAGCTCTTCAAATAAAAACTTTCTTCCAGTTTACCAGGAATGTCTGTCCTCACACGTGTTTCTGCTGCAGGACGGAGGCACCAGGGGTCGCCGTAGCGCCATGGAGGCCGACCTCAAAATGAAGAAGTAGAGCGAGCTTGTTGAGACGCCGTGCACCAGGAGCCTGGTTTAAAAGGTCGATCACAGCGAGCTGGATATTTCCTGGAGCAGTTTGACTCCGTCATGTTTCTCCGCGGAGAACAAACTGGATCTTTAGATTAAAGGAACCAAACCTTTTCACCAGCAACGCTTGTTTGGGATCAAACCGTGAAGCTCAGGATGAGTTTTGCCCGTTAGATTTGATGACATTGAATGTTTTGTACCTCGTCTCTTGAATGAATCCTGCACCAACTTGTGCCCAGCTGACATCGGCTGAAAACACCAGACGGCAGCGACATGAAAACAAATGGAGCTCCGCTAAAACGTTCATTATGATTCGTTAAGACTTCATCGTTCTCTGGGTTATCCAGGGTCTGTCTCGCTGATCAGGAGTGGCTCGGTTTGATCCAGTCCGCTGGCCAGGACAAACAAGTGCATGATTTATGAATAAAATCCACATAATCATTTAAGCAGACCCTTTTCAAAGCATGACTTCAGATGGAAGTTAAATCTGATTAAACAGATTAGTCAGGAAAGGGAAATCAGGAGTTTATGTTGGATTTATCTCAGAAGCTGGTGAGTCTGTCTGAACCAGAGCTCAGCGGTTCCTAGTGAGAAGATAACCTAACCAACCTCTAGGTGTTATTAAGCCCTTCACCAAGTCTGGACAAGGTGGGCCGAGTTTGTTACTGCTGGTATTAGGAtgtagtctctgtgtgtgttcacGTTGTAAATGGTTTTAGACCGCTGTTGGGATGTTTTAGATGGACATCCAAAGTTCTGTACCACGGGAGGGTCCTTAGTCCGAGTGGCTGCATCAtcatgttctgtgtgtgtgtgtatacatttaTTTGTTAAAGATTTGACCTAAAAGCTGAGGTCAGAGTTCATTTAATGCAGGATTTACTTCAGAAAACTACGGATTACGGACGTCAGTCAGCGACAGAATTTTACCATCGCTGAGTCTCACTGATCCCTGAGTTCCCAGTTTCATGATGCAGGAGAGGTTTCTTATTAAAGCCGAGTTTCAGTCTAAAGCATCCTCTGGTCGGTGATACTGTAGTAAAGTACCGTACACAGGAcagtgtaaattatttatttagcagCTTTATAAATACAAAAACAGAATTCAGGAGGGACCAGCACCTTCCTGATGGAAATTAAGATCTTCAGTGTTTCCAGTAAATACTGACAATCTCAACGTGCCGTTtgaggacctgctcaaagttcatgtatgaataaaaaaatctgagcATATTACAGTGCATGACAACTTCTTGTACACTATAAAAATCAGAATGAGTCGTCGCTTCACTTCTCGCTGAAGTCCTGAACAACAGGACTGGCAGAAGAGTAGAGCTTCCTCTTCACCAGCCGGTACTCCGGTCTCAGCTTCAGAACCTTGTTGAAGATGTGTTTCAGAGACGGCCAGCCGTCCTCCTTGTCCACCTTGAGGACCACAGAAAGTTCAAAGGTCGGGGTGACACTTGGATCAGGAAAGAAAGTCCCCACAGTCTTCAGGCCATCTTTGTCGTCGACGTAGAGTGCAATGGAGGCCCCTCGGAGCCCACAGGGCTCGTCCGATGAGGAGCAGAGGATGTGATGGCCAATCCTGGTGAGCAGGTGACGGGGCAGCAGCACCACCTGGCAGAGGAGGGTGGAGGTCTTCGCCTCCGTCAAGCAGCGCTCCAACTGCTGGGTCACATTCTGGTGGAGGAGCCGTTGTTCATCCTCCAGACCGGGGTCCAAGTTGGTGACTAACGAGATAAAGAGTTGACAAGTTAATTCACGTTTCTTTTGTAAAGTTTATAACCGGTCTCAGCGATATCGTAGGAGGGGAGTGGCTTAGGCTTTCCCATATGTGTGATGACAGGTTTGTTTAGTTTTAAAGAAACCGAAGCAGCCCCAACACTCGGAATTAAATATTTGGTAATTATGTTAAATTGTTGAATCTCCTCAGACTGTTGGGCCACCCCTCTGAGACTTCCTGGCCCCGCCCCTGTCAGGTGACGACATCACCCGAGTCAGACTCAATCAGCTGACGGCAGGCTCACCGCTTCAGGTGAATCAGACTTTTCCAGACTTATTTACCCCTAACTAGTTTCACACGAGTCTTTCTATACGGTGAGATACTTCTGAACTGGTTTAAACCTGCTTTTGAGAGGACAGAAGGAAGACCGCTCTACACCCCTCTAGTAAAAACCAAAATCACTCACAAGAGGAGCAGTTTTCTCTCTCGTCGTAGCTGTCGACGCTCCCCCGCCGGACCGAACTCATCTCTCGGGAGGCTTTTTGTTGGAAGGAATACTTTCCGATCATGTCTTCCTCAGACAGCAAGGACACTCCGTGTCCGAAAGGCGTAGCTGCTGTGTAAACCATCCTGACTCTTCTCTCTGAAGCTCCGGCGCGTGCCCCGAGTCTTGTCTCTCTGTAGCATCCATGAATGAGTCGAGCTGCGCGGCCGGGTCGACTGCGCTGAGCCTTTATACCGAAGGCGCCGCCGCTTGAGTCAGCCGAGGATGGGATGGGCGGAGCTAAAAAACTGGATTCATCCAGAAACTTCCTGGTTCACGCAACGTGACCGCGGGTTGCAGAATGGGAGGAGTCACGTGGGTTACTAACGGTCAACTTCATGAAAGCTCTGTGAGAGATTTCATCAGTCTGAAACAAACACACCCGTGGTTTTAATTCTTCATTTAGAATAGAAtcgaatagactttattaatcccacagtggggaaattcattcgTTACAggagcacatacacttagagaaaatgAACAAATAATAAAGCAAAGGTAAGCACACAGTCATAAGCTATTATTGTTACCTTCAACCAATAAAAaactaataaaaatagaaaatgtaGTTTCTAAAATTACACAGCATAAGACATACTGCACAAgccttgaacacatactgaatattgacgTTGGCGTGTGTAAAGGGataatagtgatgggaattccggttctttttagagagccggctttttcggctcccaagtaactcctcagattttctgttgcgtacagtacatttataaccaaaataatgctaaactatatgtaaaatgatttactaatgtaagaaaatgcaatatatcaaatatttatctttTCTATGGATTTAtagcactttaagaaatctccactttccgactgccggcgctcattttctcaccgtattcgtcgcactctcctctctctcgctcaccattttcctcctcattccctctcgtctccctccacctgcatgtgctctgctgtgtgtctgagtctgatcctccctcttccccacccctactgctctgtgtgtggacggtctggacacgcagttacacatgttgaccaatcgcctgtagctttcaccaaagcggggggggggggggggggcgctcccgtcgacgagccggctcccgtcgttcacttcaaagagccggctcttagagccgattCGTTCACGACCGACACGGGATAATGCCAGTATCAGTTAAGCTGAGGAGTTGAACACTCTTACTACTGAGGGAATCGGTCTGTGGAGCTATACATGGCCTCCACAGTGGAATAGAGTTGGTGGGAtgggttttacccatcgacatacatatatggacaatgggtttccataggctccaataataagtttttgcactaaaatgggaggtggccaccaccgccaatttgaccgtgtcacaggttccgtcaagcccagacaattccataaaagggaagagaggtggagctgagggtggggctgtaaggctgggatcaactgaagacacccggtcgaactagctacaagctaacctgaagctaacccaaagctaatgcggaggtgggagctaagctaaaggaggtaacaacctagctacaaccggagttaactgtgcacaacaccagagcttctgagtcagagatacgccgggctgaccgctgggtaaaaccgggtggaacacagaggtctcggagacctccacaagccggcagccgcacagcagacaagcgccgctgcgatctgagatgcgcagagctgctgctggggagaaccgggtggaaaggtttccatcccagagctccacaagccgtcagcccgcgcatcagacagagatgcaccgagctgcagggaggggagaaccgggtggaaaacatcggtctcccgagagctccacaagccgatagtgggaacccagctccaccaacatgttatatttcaacccattttctaaagtgcagcattatgttaaatgcactgggttttaccctattacatttaaatttcatggttaaacagtacatgttaaaatctaagctcagctcggcagtgacctaaaatacataaatataattttacttaccaaaaaaaatgaagtggagactccttggacgctctattagtgcaattaatgccacagcaagtcattttgtccaacaattgcacaaataatatccaaacaagaatacacacacacagagactcaaaatcccagagcagtttccaggtcagaccgaggctctactgaggcctttccacggatctagctctgtggtcacgtgggtctgatactcattaattatacagaatttaagCTTTtagtacacttaaacagaagcctgagaaaaaaattcacccccctcagagttgtcatgagtgtaaactagatcatttaaaccaaaaacatgttctggtaccaggctgtaaacatgtttatttctgctgtgaaattggtatttttaacatgggagtcgatgaggatttgctcgcttctgacaccagcccctagtggatgagggtggaactgcaatttttggtacttccgggttgagaccaatttctgagccgcattgtgggggcttggttttaccAAGATGGAGGTCAGCTTCGCcatcatcctcctttcacacatttcCTCAACAAAATCTAGTTGGCAGCCCAGAATTGAGATGGCTAttttaactagcttgttcagtttcTCCCTGTTGTGAGAGCTGCCTGCGTGCCAACACCCCAatatttactggtgagtgaggactgtttctctggaagtcaacaTTTCCCTTTGTCTCactggtgttcaagcgaaggtGGTTACGCTCATGCCAGTCAACAAAGTCcacgatgactgacctgtactccaggggcctcatttatcaaccgtacaACTAAGAACGAAGCACATCGCGCCTGTtcatagatccctacactggttaccagtaaaccacagaataaATTTCAAAgttctcctactagtttataaatcactcaatggtatgggaccaaaatacatgtcagatctcattcctgcatttacacccaatagggctcggaGATCCTTAGgaaccaatcagctggtagaacctcagatcagaaccaaacagggtgaagatgcttttagctactaaGCTGCTCACAAATGGAATCCGCTCCCCCAGGAGCTCAGATCTGATCCAACTCTAGGgttgtttaaatcaaaacttaAAACCCTATTTTACTCCTCAGCCTTTGGAtagtttcttatgctgcatcgtttccactgtaatctgtgatgtaattGCTCAACCTTACTTCggtcttttccttttagctctaaattataatttcatctgtgtacatttttatttgtgttctcctgtttgttgttgtgccatgctaattgtaaagcacattgaattacccctgcgtttgaaatgtgctctataaacaaAGCTGcctaccaatgtaaatggtcatgaaaataaagaaaacacattgaatgagacaggtgtgtccaaacctttggcCTGTAATGTAGATGGTTAATGCAGTCAGATGTTCACTCCTGCACCCATCATCTTCTGCAGTAGAGATAGCTGGATGGTGTTGAATGCACTTGAGAAGTATAAAAACATGATTCTCAcaatactttttattttttatttttgcatctcGAGGGGAGTCAGCACCCTTGTGCTGCAGGAAGATGAGGGCATCCTCCAACCCCATGTTTGCTTTACAGTATGTGGAAATTTGAGTGGGTCTATCTCTAGACTCACCGTGGAGCATAGCGTAGTGTAGCAGTTTTTGGGGTTTTATGTTAAAGGTACTTTGGAAAGCAAatatggaaaacaaattagcttaagaaATTGTTTTCATGCCTTTTAATAATGTTATAATATGGTAGCTATAAAAATATtgtgaagataaaaaaaaattaataaagtggttttctcgtatttgtcaaaaaacctcagccaataacacgatTTGGACCGGAAGAAACTATTGGACCATAcggttgtcggtctcaccaaACCGCCACACTTTTGCACTTCCCTGCCTCCTACAGTCATTGTGCActtgcatatttagcaacagaacactactggtgtgagaggttctccgatcaataatatcagagaaggggaaacagccggctgctaccacttcaactttagggcaaACTACTAGAggtacaaaaagaaaaacacaattgaaGTTGCGGACAAAAAAGACGTTTAGATGTAGAAAACGGCAGCTGGTGTTTAGCACTTTctcatttcctctggcaatgtgggtttctggttctggcagaGCAATGCTAGTTTATTAGatacctgcagtattaacaggagcGGAAATGCAAATGTTACAGCTGCTGCGTTGAAATTCACTAGTTTGGAGTGGGATAAAAACACAACATTCGTTTTAAGTTGACGCATATTTTGTGCGCAAGTGCTTTTGCATATCTGTGGTGTTTCCTTcctttgatgaaatatctactttgtAAGTATTGCAAGTTGCCCTGTTGTCATCCTGTCTCATAAAGTATAATCAAACTTTTGAGCATTTGAACAGCTTGccccagtttcacactggaagcatctgcGGTGCGAAACGGCTGTAGAACGGTTCACCtgcaaacttcaaagcggtccattTCACACCGGGAGTGTCTTCGCCGCGGTATGGCTTCCTCGATGAACTTGCAAGTTCACAAAGTCCCTCAAGATTTTCGCCATCCTCCTCGTTACTCGCGAGATCGCAAGGTCCCTCAAGACGTCAAAGatcagtttgtttatgcaatccgccattaaaccaaaaagaaggaaatcatgtttgaAATCGCTGTTTGAGGTACCATtaccatatttatatatatatataaaatgttgttcttctccactgccaggattaaagccctgAAAAACACACagttgcacttctggaacaacactaggagtaaataagccgttgggtcacacgtaagctacatATATATGAAATGACATCACAgctatacttttattttgaaaattaccggggagcgagaactaatgtgaattgcaggacacactgATCATCGactcttcgaacgcaccttgcggccccgggttcctcccggggctacgcctgtctgagggtcgctttccaaatgaaaaaaaaaaagaaaattaccGGGGATTTACACTGAAACTttttgtgatttcctgtctagctctatgttaactgtggaaattgatgtgtcccagaagTAGCTCGTGGCAAATGTAGAACCTCACCCAATTTTTTTGCGGCGCAGCacgccgcttctgggacatgccTGAAAAATGCCGTGTCGCAGCCGGTTTCAAACAAATGTGGCAGGGTGTAGAAACGAGGGCctgggcgggatttgatccccagactcccgggtgagagtcatgcacacTAAcctgtcagccaaagggacatccccttggccaagtacccagggcgcatgatcaatcgggacactgtgacaggacgctcacactgccacatcttcccccctctttccacaagcaggtcctcgtgctcccgcgcagggtgccacaaacttcacattcatggacctacttgacagtactacatggatcctgccgacACAAAGATTAGaacggattctatttgaagcagtgccgtTCCGCTGCCATTCCACGCCGctaatgctttcagtgtgaacccAGGGTTAGTCAccatgtttcctgctgagtaAATGCGCAAACTACGCAACGTAGCTTGCGTAAACGAGGTAACGTATGTGGTGATGTCATTCGTGCCGACTGTAATTGATAAGGGAACTGTTTGCAAAAGTGGCTAAaaattcctaggaattgaaacagTGGGAGCTGGTGCTCACCAAGAGGTTTTTGATTCCCACCCCTAGCACTGGTGATGAGGTACATTagggtgtcaaactcc is a window encoding:
- the LOC107379916 gene encoding DNA damage-inducible transcript 4-like protein, encoding MVYTAATPFGHGVSLLSEEDMIGKYSFQQKASREMSSVRRGSVDSYDERENCSSFTNLDPGLEDEQRLLHQNVTQQLERCLTEAKTSTLLCQVVLLPRHLLTRIGHHILCSSSDEPCGLRGASIALYVDDKDGLKTVGTFFPDPSVTPTFELSVVLKVDKEDGWPSLKHIFNKVLKLRPEYRLVKRKLYSSASPVVQDFSEK